The Shewanella sp. MTB7 genome includes a window with the following:
- a CDS encoding SulP family inorganic anion transporter, translating to MFDLIRHKTASSKADILSGLTVALALVPEAVAFAFVAGVEPMVGLYAAFIMGLITAVIGGRPGMISGATGAMAVVMVALVAEHGVPYLFAAVVLAGLIQVTFGLFKLGKFIRIVPYPVMIGFVNGLAIVIFLAQLGQFKAPDANGLLSWLPMDQLALMLGLVLLTMAIIQFLPKLTTAIPSSLAAIVTVTLLVVFLDLDTRTVLDFLKSMSGDENATIAGSLPTFSIPAVSFSLETLYIILPYSLILAAVGLIESLLTLTVIDEMTNTRGKGNKECIGQGVGNITSGFFGAMGGCAMIGQSMININSGGRGRLSGITAALALLGFILFGSALIEMIPLAALVGVMFMVVLGTFEWASFKVMSKVPKHDAFVIVLVTIVTVFTDLAFAVFVGVIVSALVFAWEHAKHINVEVSVDANGWKVYKLNGPLFFGSVADFLDLFNSNTDPDDVIVDFQNSRVCDHSALDAIDTLAERYGSSGKKLHLRHLSNDCKKLLHKAGDLVEVNLIEDPHYKIADDKLD from the coding sequence ATGTTTGATCTTATTCGTCACAAAACTGCCAGCAGTAAAGCAGATATTCTCTCTGGATTAACAGTTGCACTCGCGCTCGTTCCTGAGGCAGTGGCATTTGCTTTTGTCGCAGGTGTTGAGCCTATGGTAGGTTTATACGCTGCATTTATTATGGGATTAATAACCGCAGTTATCGGTGGACGGCCGGGTATGATCTCTGGTGCAACAGGGGCTATGGCCGTTGTTATGGTTGCGCTTGTTGCTGAACATGGTGTTCCATACTTGTTCGCAGCAGTTGTACTTGCGGGTCTTATTCAAGTAACGTTCGGTTTGTTCAAATTAGGGAAGTTTATTCGTATCGTTCCCTATCCAGTAATGATAGGTTTTGTTAACGGTTTAGCCATTGTGATTTTTCTTGCTCAACTCGGCCAATTTAAAGCACCGGATGCAAATGGTCTTTTAAGCTGGCTCCCCATGGACCAACTCGCTTTAATGCTCGGCCTTGTCCTACTGACAATGGCGATTATTCAGTTTTTACCTAAGCTAACCACAGCAATCCCCTCTTCACTTGCCGCTATTGTGACAGTGACTTTATTAGTCGTGTTCTTAGACCTCGATACACGTACTGTATTAGACTTTCTGAAATCCATGAGTGGTGATGAAAATGCGACAATTGCAGGAAGTTTACCAACCTTTTCAATTCCAGCAGTCTCCTTTAGTTTAGAAACCTTATATATCATTCTGCCCTATTCTCTTATTCTTGCCGCCGTTGGCCTAATCGAATCACTATTAACCTTAACGGTGATAGATGAGATGACCAATACCCGTGGTAAAGGTAACAAAGAGTGCATAGGACAAGGCGTAGGTAATATCACCAGTGGTTTCTTTGGTGCCATGGGTGGTTGCGCCATGATTGGTCAGTCTATGATCAACATAAACTCAGGTGGACGTGGACGTTTATCGGGTATTACCGCGGCACTTGCTCTGCTAGGCTTTATTCTTTTTGGCTCTGCACTAATAGAGATGATCCCATTGGCAGCCCTTGTCGGTGTGATGTTTATGGTTGTACTTGGCACATTCGAATGGGCTAGCTTTAAAGTCATGAGTAAAGTGCCTAAGCATGATGCTTTCGTTATTGTGCTCGTAACCATAGTGACTGTGTTTACCGATCTAGCCTTTGCTGTATTCGTCGGTGTGATTGTATCTGCCCTCGTATTTGCCTGGGAACATGCCAAGCACATCAATGTTGAAGTCAGCGTTGATGCCAATGGTTGGAAAGTTTACAAATTAAATGGACCGCTTTTCTTCGGCTCTGTCGCAGACTTCTTAGACCTCTTTAATTCAAATACCGATCCAGATGATGTAATTGTTGATTTCCAAAATTCTCGAGTGTGTGATCACTCGGCATTGGATGCAATTGATACCTTAGCCGAGCGCTATGGTTCTAGTGGTAAAAAACTGCACCTTAGACACCTGAGTAACGACTGTAAAAAGTTACTTCATAAAGCAGGTGACTTGGTTGAGGTTAATTTAATTGAAGATCCACATTACAAAATTGCAGATGATAAGCTTGATTAA
- the rne gene encoding ribonuclease E produces the protein MKRMLINATQSEELRVALVDGQQLYDLDIESPGHEQKKANIYKGKITRVEPSLEAAFVDYGAERHGFLPLKEIAREYFPKGYSFQGRPNIKEVIKEGQEVVIQIDKEERGNKGAALTTFISLAGSYLVLMPNNPRAGGISRRIEGDERTELKTALSELEVPHGMGLIVRTAGVGKDSTELKWDLKVLEHHWTAIREAADSRPAPFLIHQESNVIVRAIRDYLRRDVGEVLIDHPRVFEDAKQHVSLVRPDFVDRIKQYEAEVPLFTHYQIETQIESAFQREVRLPSGGSIVIDPTEALTSIDINSARATKGSDIEETALNTNLEAADEIARQLRLRDLGGLVVIDFIDMTPVRHQREVENRMRDAVHHDRARVQLGRISRFGLMEMSRQRLRPSLEESAAHLCPRCHGQGTIRGTESLALSILRLMEEEAIKENTSQIEAVVPVDVAAFLLNEKRKAIRITEQRHNVEIYVIPDPNMTTPDYRVSRHRKDDQISESSYKLLEQPEAKLYEPRKLERTASPEPALKGFSAPIKTAADLSPKAAVKVTPKKDSEPSLMAKFFSAIGALFKSEEKKEAETKKPQQSEQNAQNKNARRNTRRNDRRPRDDKDQSNDKRERNPRNSRNKSVDSNKETPVNKEKDEQVKRQVRQDTKPTRNQKNTDGESIEPPKEEVARERRQRRNMRRKVRVDNEASLEVSAAPQELEQAQPKATEEKLARPKRQPRKVKSKTETDEVTATEQTLESTSQVEVVKTEVETSPITTDTLSVEVESIAASSPEAKSIEVSSVPADATEKESDIKEMTEDTIDSSAPQLVEDKEADSRDGQRRSRRSPRHLRAAGQRRRRDEDSTEMSTDSAPVFITNETEVENQANESKAASMSASVASESSVSVATAAPAKPEVPVKTEANVSVPTAAPAKPEVPVKAEASVSVAPAKPEVPAKVKATVSVAAAAPAKSEVPAKVEASVSVAPAKPEVAAKVEATVPAKPEVPAKVETTVSVATAAPAKPEVSAKVEATASAAPTKPEMPTKVEAVLPVAPQVAPQVAPQVAPQVAPQVAPQVAPQIVTAPAVKVKPASGSRFGTMVTSDMTKPVVQSRENIATPMGRQYETTEGSQPVRAAKNVNTANSEMIKP, from the coding sequence ATGAAACGGATGTTAATTAATGCAACTCAATCTGAAGAGTTGCGCGTTGCCCTTGTTGATGGGCAACAACTGTACGATCTCGATATTGAAAGTCCTGGTCATGAGCAGAAAAAAGCCAACATTTACAAAGGTAAAATTACCCGTGTAGAACCCTCTCTCGAAGCCGCGTTTGTTGACTACGGTGCAGAACGTCACGGCTTTTTACCCCTTAAAGAGATCGCCAGAGAATATTTTCCAAAAGGCTACTCTTTCCAAGGTCGTCCAAATATTAAAGAGGTGATTAAAGAGGGACAGGAAGTAGTTATTCAGATAGATAAAGAAGAGCGTGGCAACAAAGGAGCTGCGTTAACAACCTTTATTAGTCTTGCTGGCTCTTACTTGGTTCTTATGCCAAATAACCCTCGTGCAGGTGGTATTTCCCGTCGCATCGAAGGGGATGAGCGTACTGAATTAAAGACCGCTTTGTCTGAGCTTGAAGTGCCACATGGAATGGGCTTAATTGTTCGTACTGCTGGTGTTGGCAAAGATTCAACTGAACTTAAATGGGATCTTAAAGTTCTAGAGCATCATTGGACTGCGATTAGAGAAGCGGCAGACAGTCGTCCTGCACCTTTCTTAATTCATCAGGAAAGTAATGTTATCGTTCGTGCTATTCGTGACTATTTACGTCGTGACGTAGGCGAAGTACTTATTGATCATCCTCGTGTCTTTGAAGATGCTAAACAGCACGTATCTCTGGTTCGTCCTGATTTTGTTGATCGTATTAAGCAGTATGAAGCTGAAGTTCCACTGTTTACTCATTACCAAATTGAAACTCAAATTGAATCTGCTTTCCAACGTGAAGTACGTCTTCCGTCTGGTGGTTCAATTGTTATTGATCCAACTGAAGCACTAACTTCTATCGATATTAACTCTGCCCGTGCAACGAAAGGCAGTGATATTGAAGAAACTGCACTCAATACCAACCTTGAAGCTGCAGACGAGATTGCACGTCAACTACGCCTACGAGATTTAGGTGGTCTTGTGGTTATTGATTTCATCGACATGACGCCTGTACGTCATCAACGTGAAGTTGAGAACAGAATGCGCGATGCTGTACATCACGACAGAGCACGTGTTCAACTAGGGCGTATCTCTCGATTTGGTCTGATGGAGATGTCACGTCAGCGTCTTCGCCCTTCTCTTGAAGAATCAGCCGCGCACTTATGTCCACGCTGTCATGGTCAAGGTACTATTCGTGGAACTGAATCTTTAGCGCTTTCCATTTTGCGTTTGATGGAAGAAGAAGCTATAAAAGAGAACACGTCACAAATAGAAGCTGTTGTTCCAGTTGATGTTGCCGCCTTCCTGCTTAACGAGAAGCGTAAAGCTATTCGTATAACAGAACAACGTCATAATGTTGAAATCTATGTGATCCCAGATCCAAATATGACCACACCAGATTATCGCGTTTCACGTCACCGTAAAGATGATCAGATCAGTGAGTCTAGCTACAAACTGCTTGAACAACCTGAAGCTAAACTTTACGAGCCACGTAAGCTAGAGCGTACTGCTTCGCCGGAGCCGGCACTAAAAGGTTTCTCAGCTCCAATTAAAACGGCAGCAGACTTATCTCCTAAGGCTGCTGTAAAAGTAACGCCGAAAAAAGATTCTGAACCAAGCTTAATGGCTAAATTCTTCTCAGCCATTGGTGCACTATTCAAGTCTGAAGAGAAAAAAGAGGCAGAAACTAAGAAGCCTCAGCAATCAGAGCAAAATGCTCAAAACAAGAATGCACGACGCAATACTCGCCGTAATGACCGCCGTCCGCGTGACGACAAAGATCAGTCTAACGATAAGAGAGAGCGTAATCCACGTAACAGCCGTAACAAGAGTGTTGATTCGAATAAAGAGACTCCAGTTAACAAAGAAAAAGATGAGCAAGTTAAACGTCAAGTTCGTCAGGACACGAAACCGACACGTAATCAAAAAAATACTGATGGCGAATCAATTGAGCCGCCAAAGGAAGAAGTAGCAAGAGAGCGTCGTCAACGTCGTAATATGCGTCGTAAAGTTCGCGTAGATAATGAAGCTAGTCTAGAAGTATCTGCCGCTCCACAAGAGCTAGAGCAAGCACAGCCTAAAGCGACTGAAGAGAAGCTGGCACGTCCTAAGCGTCAGCCAAGAAAAGTGAAGTCAAAAACAGAAACTGACGAGGTGACTGCAACTGAACAAACTCTAGAAAGCACATCTCAAGTTGAAGTCGTCAAAACTGAAGTTGAAACATCTCCAATAACGACTGATACACTCTCTGTTGAAGTAGAGTCTATTGCAGCTAGTTCACCAGAAGCTAAGTCAATTGAAGTTAGCAGCGTACCTGCAGATGCGACTGAGAAAGAGTCAGACATCAAGGAGATGACTGAAGACACTATCGATAGCTCTGCTCCCCAGCTTGTTGAAGACAAAGAAGCTGACTCTCGTGATGGTCAACGTCGTAGCCGTCGTAGTCCGCGTCATCTTCGAGCCGCGGGTCAACGTCGTCGTCGTGATGAAGATTCAACAGAAATGTCTACTGACTCAGCTCCTGTTTTTATTACCAATGAAACTGAAGTTGAAAATCAAGCTAATGAATCTAAAGCAGCGTCAATGTCTGCATCTGTAGCTTCAGAGTCTTCTGTATCGGTTGCAACTGCAGCACCTGCTAAGCCTGAAGTACCAGTTAAAACTGAAGCCAATGTATCTGTTCCAACAGCTGCACCTGCTAAGCCTGAAGTACCAGTTAAAGCTGAAGCCAGTGTATCAGTTGCACCAGCTAAGCCTGAAGTGCCTGCTAAAGTAAAAGCCACGGTATCAGTTGCAGCAGCTGCACCTGCAAAGTCTGAAGTGCCTGCTAAAGTAGAAGCCTCTGTATCAGTTGCACCAGCTAAACCTGAAGTAGCAGCTAAAGTCGAAGCTACTGTACCAGCTAAACCTGAAGTGCCAGCTAAAGTAGAAACCACTGTATCGGTTGCGACTGCAGCACCTGCTAAGCCTGAAGTGTCTGCTAAAGTAGAAGCTACTGCATCAGCAGCACCAACTAAACCAGAGATGCCAACTAAAGTGGAAGCTGTTCTCCCTGTAGCTCCACAAGTAGCTCCACAAGTAGCTCCACAAGTAGCTCCACAAGTAGCTCCACAAGTAGCTCCACAAGTAGCTCCTCAAATTGTTACTGCACCAGCTGTAAAAGTAAAACCAGCTAGCGGTAGTCGCTTCGGTACTATGGTGACCTCTGATATGACGAAACCTGTTGTTCAGAGCCGAGAAAATATTGCGACCCCAATGGGCCGTCAATATGAGACGACTGAAGGCTCACAACCAGTTAGAGCAGCTAAAAATGTAAATACAGCAAACTCTGAAATGATTAAGCCATAA
- the rluC gene encoding 23S rRNA pseudouridine(955/2504/2580) synthase RluC, with product MNTELPKVKVQLVTIDEDHVGQRIDNYLLAKLKGVPKSMIYRIVRKGEVRVNKKRIKPEYKLQDGDIVRIPPVRVSDNAERPGPSANLSKVSQLEERILFEDKHLIVLNKPAGLAVHGGSGIDFGIIEAMRSLRPTQKFLELAHRLDKDTSGVLLIAKKRSALRHLHDQLRFKKMQKDYQALVKGTWQAKDKAIKAPLLKLTLKSGERIVRVNQEGKECETRFKILQRYQGSTLVQASPVTGRTHQIRVHCQYTGHPIACDDKYSEQKYDDSLRALGLNRLFLHAAQLRFIHPGTEEVMIVKAPLDPILIQTLDRLVKV from the coding sequence ATGAATACCGAACTTCCAAAAGTAAAAGTCCAGCTTGTTACAATCGATGAAGATCATGTTGGTCAACGTATAGACAATTATTTACTGGCTAAACTGAAAGGTGTGCCAAAAAGCATGATTTATCGGATCGTGCGTAAAGGTGAAGTCAGGGTTAATAAAAAGCGAATTAAACCTGAATATAAACTGCAAGACGGCGATATTGTCAGAATTCCGCCAGTGCGGGTATCGGACAATGCAGAGCGTCCGGGGCCGTCAGCCAACTTAAGTAAAGTGTCGCAGTTAGAAGAACGTATTCTGTTTGAAGATAAACATCTCATCGTGTTAAATAAACCCGCTGGGCTTGCGGTTCATGGTGGTAGTGGTATCGATTTTGGTATTATCGAAGCCATGCGTTCGTTACGTCCGACTCAGAAATTCTTGGAGTTAGCTCATCGTCTGGATAAAGATACGTCAGGCGTTTTACTTATTGCCAAGAAGCGTAGTGCTCTGAGACACCTGCATGATCAACTTAGATTTAAGAAAATGCAGAAAGATTATCAAGCGTTGGTAAAAGGGACTTGGCAAGCTAAAGATAAGGCGATTAAAGCGCCATTATTGAAGCTCACCTTAAAGTCTGGTGAGCGTATTGTGCGAGTCAATCAAGAAGGTAAAGAGTGTGAGACTCGTTTTAAGATTTTACAGCGTTACCAGGGAAGTACTCTTGTGCAAGCCAGTCCTGTAACCGGCCGAACTCATCAAATTCGAGTACATTGTCAATATACGGGACATCCTATTGCGTGTGACGATAAGTACAGTGAGCAAAAGTATGATGACAGTTTAAGAGCGCTCGGGCTAAATCGACTCTTCCTTCATGCTGCACAATTAAGGTTTATTCATCCAGGGACTGAAGAGGTGATGATTGTTAAAGCGCCTTTAGATCCTATTTTGATCCAGACCTTAGATAGACTGGTAAAAGTATGA
- a CDS encoding HAD family hydrolase: protein MMHYELVIFDWDGTLMDSVGKIVACMQQTARVLELPVPLEMAVRDIIGLSMGEALSILHPDGDDSVYSLMKDMYRQQYLELNDTPSPLFEGAESLVQQLNVSGYQLAVATGKARAGLNRVLNETGLGVHFVASRCADEAMSKPNPGMILQLLAELNVAPDKAVMIGDSVHDLNMANNAGIDAIGVSYGAHDADKLRSANPKAIINSPLELLSYLGH from the coding sequence ATGATGCATTATGAGTTGGTGATATTCGATTGGGATGGAACCCTGATGGACTCTGTGGGTAAAATCGTCGCCTGTATGCAACAAACTGCAAGGGTACTCGAGTTACCTGTACCATTAGAGATGGCAGTGCGTGATATTATAGGTCTCTCAATGGGGGAAGCGTTAAGCATATTACACCCAGATGGTGATGACAGTGTTTATAGCCTGATGAAGGATATGTATCGACAACAGTATCTCGAACTCAACGATACGCCTAGCCCTCTGTTTGAAGGGGCTGAATCTCTCGTTCAGCAACTTAATGTTTCAGGTTATCAGTTGGCTGTTGCAACAGGGAAAGCCAGAGCGGGATTAAATCGGGTATTGAATGAAACTGGACTTGGTGTGCACTTTGTTGCTAGTCGCTGTGCCGATGAAGCGATGAGTAAACCTAATCCTGGGATGATTCTTCAATTATTAGCTGAACTGAATGTTGCACCAGACAAAGCGGTGATGATTGGTGATTCTGTTCATGACCTTAATATGGCTAACAATGCAGGTATTGATGCCATTGGTGTCAGTTATGGTGCTCATGATGCAGATAAGTTACGTAGTGCGAATCCAAAGGCTATTATTAACTCACCGCTGGAGTTACTGAGTTATTTAGGTCACTAG
- a CDS encoding sensor domain-containing diguanylate cyclase, protein MTDIEEALALLAAPCTDERFFQRALKALALVTQCRWAAFGRPSEIIGKAEVVAFCDLKHNVPGFELNLDGSPCEHIYQQRYPDTHLLYAKDLQTRFPNFQLIKDLGANSYQAELILDDDGNPVGHILVMDTLPQTESMKSKEFFRLLAQRIGVEYKRLLISRELALHKQMIAVTEHLMSFVDDSYTYHIVSKGYESLFNKLGKDIVGKTVEQVHGAQVFNEQLKPLIDRTLKGETIRTQEWIHPPHLTSPQYINILHNPYYNEKGQIVGVIVSAHNITDIHAAKEKSQHLANHDPLTGLLNRRALFEVMENKLRSQEMGQMQLAVLYIDLDGFQQINDQYGHHQGDEVLRYVAARIEDAAGDNEIVARIGGDEFIVLASLSHGALFEDYQLQVEDLCDRFSNQLFIDIDIKGQSLPMSASIGHYLVNDVNMDLSSIICKADKDMYDNKRNEKLEFISWKTAYIRQPPSQ, encoded by the coding sequence ATGACTGATATTGAAGAAGCACTGGCACTACTCGCTGCCCCCTGTACTGACGAACGTTTTTTTCAACGCGCATTAAAAGCACTTGCACTTGTAACCCAATGCCGCTGGGCTGCCTTTGGCAGACCCTCAGAAATCATTGGAAAAGCCGAAGTGGTTGCCTTTTGTGATCTGAAACACAATGTACCTGGGTTCGAGTTAAATCTAGATGGCTCCCCTTGTGAACATATTTATCAACAAAGGTACCCCGATACTCATCTACTTTATGCCAAAGATCTGCAGACTCGCTTTCCTAACTTTCAACTCATCAAAGATCTTGGAGCTAACAGCTACCAAGCCGAACTGATTCTAGATGATGATGGCAACCCAGTTGGCCATATTTTAGTCATGGACACATTGCCACAAACTGAAAGTATGAAGTCTAAAGAGTTTTTTAGGTTACTTGCACAACGGATTGGAGTGGAATATAAACGTCTACTCATTTCTCGAGAGCTCGCGCTCCATAAACAGATGATTGCAGTGACAGAACACTTAATGTCGTTTGTCGATGATTCTTATACTTACCATATTGTTTCCAAAGGTTACGAAAGCTTATTCAATAAGCTTGGAAAGGATATTGTCGGCAAGACTGTCGAACAGGTGCATGGTGCACAAGTATTTAATGAACAGCTCAAACCACTAATTGATCGCACCCTAAAAGGAGAAACCATACGGACACAAGAATGGATCCACCCTCCCCACCTTACAAGTCCGCAGTACATAAATATACTTCACAATCCTTACTACAATGAAAAAGGACAGATTGTCGGTGTTATTGTTTCGGCCCACAATATTACTGACATTCACGCAGCAAAAGAGAAGAGCCAACACTTGGCAAATCATGACCCATTAACAGGCTTGTTAAATCGACGAGCACTATTTGAAGTTATGGAAAATAAATTAAGATCACAAGAAATGGGCCAAATGCAACTTGCTGTCCTCTATATTGATCTAGATGGATTTCAACAGATCAACGATCAATATGGTCACCATCAGGGTGACGAAGTACTAAGGTATGTTGCTGCTAGAATTGAAGATGCGGCAGGAGACAATGAGATTGTTGCTCGCATTGGCGGCGATGAATTTATCGTACTGGCAAGCTTATCACATGGGGCGTTATTTGAAGATTATCAACTACAGGTCGAAGATCTGTGTGACAGATTCTCCAACCAACTTTTTATCGATATTGATATAAAAGGACAAAGTTTACCCATGTCTGCCAGTATTGGTCATTATTTAGTGAATGACGTTAATATGGATCTTTCCTCTATCATCTGTAAGGCTGATAAAGATATGTATGATAACAAACGTAATGAAAAGCTAGAATTCATTTCATGGAAAACAGCATATATACGTCAGCCTCCCTCGCAATAA
- a CDS encoding Maf family protein — protein MSPRLILASTSPFRKQLLAKLNIPFDTCSPDINESPYEGESPENLVMRLAQEKAIEGASQYTQGLVIGSDQVAVINGTIVGKPHTHEKAVEQLTRASNQIITFYTGLTLHNISTGQSDTRVETFNVHFRKLTPEQIEYYLQTERPYFCAGSFKCEGLGIALFTQLEGKDPNTLVGLPLITLIDMLATQGYEVLTSKPLV, from the coding sequence ATGTCACCCCGTCTAATTCTCGCTTCAACCTCCCCATTTAGAAAGCAACTATTGGCGAAATTAAATATTCCCTTCGATACTTGTTCGCCCGATATTAATGAATCCCCTTATGAAGGTGAGTCTCCAGAAAATTTAGTGATGCGTCTCGCTCAAGAAAAAGCCATTGAGGGCGCTTCACAATACACTCAAGGACTGGTTATCGGATCTGATCAAGTCGCCGTTATTAATGGGACTATTGTAGGTAAACCACACACACATGAAAAAGCAGTAGAGCAGCTGACACGCGCGTCTAATCAAATCATCACTTTTTATACAGGGCTGACATTACACAATATAAGTACTGGTCAGAGTGACACTCGTGTTGAAACTTTTAATGTACACTTTAGAAAGCTCACTCCAGAACAGATCGAATATTACCTGCAAACTGAACGACCTTACTTCTGTGCAGGAAGTTTTAAATGTGAAGGTTTAGGCATCGCTCTTTTTACACAATTAGAAGGTAAAGATCCTAATACCTTGGTTGGCTTACCTCTAATCACTCTAATTGACATGCTAGCAACCCAAGGTTATGAGGTACTGACTTCAAAACCGCTAGTCTAA
- the yceD gene encoding 23S rRNA accumulation protein YceD, with product MQTVKIPVSIDPTRAAASQLSYEGAIPSKQLKRLNELSAGDCSDVVVSIECGEDIQGIVYLRGKAVTELTLNCQRCMTLYTTKVTVDFNFTPYGNGNEIDELPDAYDPIECNEIGEVRLHQLIEDELIIAMPLIPMHSDESCSKGDQDIVVGEIEPSQEERPNPFAVLEKLKSK from the coding sequence ATGCAAACAGTAAAGATACCGGTTTCAATTGATCCAACACGCGCTGCTGCGAGTCAGCTTTCTTATGAAGGTGCGATTCCTAGTAAGCAGTTAAAGCGATTAAATGAGTTAAGTGCCGGCGACTGTTCCGATGTGGTAGTGTCGATTGAATGTGGCGAAGATATACAGGGGATAGTCTACCTTAGAGGGAAGGCTGTGACGGAGCTCACTCTGAACTGTCAACGTTGCATGACACTATATACTACAAAGGTTACGGTCGACTTCAATTTTACTCCTTATGGGAATGGAAATGAAATCGATGAGCTCCCGGATGCGTATGACCCTATTGAGTGTAATGAAATAGGCGAGGTTCGTCTGCATCAATTGATTGAAGATGAATTGATAATTGCTATGCCCTTGATACCAATGCATTCTGACGAAAGTTGTAGTAAAGGTGATCAAGACATAGTTGTAGGCGAGATTGAACCTTCTCAAGAGGAACGTCCAAATCCGTTTGCAGTGTTAGAAAAACTGAAGAGCAAGTAA
- the rpmF gene encoding 50S ribosomal protein L32: MAVQKNKKSRSKRGMRRSHDSLSTPQLSVDSTSGELHRRHNVTADGFYRGVKVINK, from the coding sequence ATGGCTGTACAAAAGAATAAAAAATCTCGTTCAAAGCGCGGAATGCGCCGTTCACATGATTCATTGAGTACTCCTCAATTGTCAGTGGATTCAACGAGTGGTGAACTACACCGTCGTCACAACGTGACTGCGGATGGTTTTTATCGCGGTGTAAAGGTTATTAACAAGTAA
- the plsX gene encoding phosphate acyltransferase PlsX, with amino-acid sequence MTNLTLALDVMGGDYGPRVTVPATLQALHLYPFLHVVLVGNQPEIEFFLIKAEFSIRQRIEIIHTTEVVSMSDRPVHALRNRKQSSMRLAIEQVRDGKAQACLSAGNTGALMAIAKVLLKTLPGIDRPALVCCLPAVNNTPVYLLDLGANVSCCSETLFQFAVMGSVLCEAVDKESYPKVALLNVGIEEIKGNDQVQQAGQLLQQCPQINYVGFIEGNDIYSGNVDVIVCDGFVGNITLKTSEGIAKLLVSQLEQGLTKGFFVRLMAKLIAPRINSVLKQMNPDHYNGASLIGLRGIVVKSHGSADESAYLQAITLAVTEAQRRLPKMIEERLESILLDINN; translated from the coding sequence ATGACAAATCTGACGCTTGCGTTAGATGTGATGGGGGGCGATTATGGCCCCCGTGTCACAGTGCCTGCAACTTTGCAGGCACTTCATTTATATCCTTTTCTACATGTTGTCCTTGTTGGCAACCAGCCTGAAATAGAATTCTTTCTCATCAAGGCTGAATTCAGTATTCGTCAAAGAATTGAGATTATCCATACGACAGAAGTTGTCAGTATGTCGGATCGTCCTGTTCATGCCCTCAGAAATCGTAAACAAAGCTCTATGCGTTTAGCCATTGAGCAAGTTCGTGATGGAAAAGCACAGGCGTGTTTGAGTGCCGGGAATACCGGTGCATTGATGGCAATTGCTAAAGTGCTGCTTAAGACGTTACCTGGTATTGATAGACCCGCACTGGTCTGTTGTTTACCCGCTGTGAACAATACTCCTGTGTATCTACTCGATCTTGGAGCCAATGTGTCTTGTTGTTCTGAAACTCTTTTCCAATTCGCAGTCATGGGCTCAGTATTGTGTGAAGCTGTTGATAAGGAAAGTTACCCTAAAGTTGCCCTGTTAAATGTGGGTATTGAAGAGATAAAGGGTAACGATCAAGTACAACAAGCGGGGCAGCTTTTACAACAATGCCCACAAATTAACTATGTGGGCTTTATTGAAGGTAATGATATTTATTCCGGAAATGTTGATGTCATTGTATGTGATGGTTTTGTGGGTAATATTACCTTGAAAACGTCTGAAGGAATCGCAAAATTGTTAGTTAGTCAGTTGGAACAAGGATTAACTAAAGGTTTTTTTGTGCGATTAATGGCCAAACTGATCGCCCCTCGAATAAATTCTGTCCTTAAACAGATGAACCCCGACCACTACAATGGTGCAAGTTTGATAGGATTGCGCGGAATAGTCGTAAAAAGTCATGGCAGCGCTGATGAATCTGCTTATTTGCAAGCGATAACACTTGCAGTGACCGAGGCGCAACGTAGACTCCCAAAGATGATTGAAGAACGTCTTGAGTCGATTCTTTTAGATATTAATAACTGA